The Thiorhodovibrio litoralis genome includes a window with the following:
- a CDS encoding SufE family protein yields the protein MTTTEVLEAFELLENWEARYEFIGDLGRELLQVAERERTDANLVQGCNTRTWLTGSLVGDDLAVIEFRAEAETPLVRGLVALLLVPFQRQPPQAVLRTDPSDYINGLGLKEHLSGNRQAGMEHFIERVYAIARGLGGDA from the coding sequence ATGACGACGACAGAGGTGCTGGAAGCCTTCGAGTTACTGGAGAATTGGGAGGCCCGTTATGAGTTTATCGGTGACTTGGGGCGGGAGTTGCTGCAGGTGGCGGAGAGAGAACGAACGGATGCGAATCTGGTGCAGGGCTGCAACACGCGCACCTGGCTGACCGGCAGTCTGGTGGGAGACGACCTGGCGGTGATTGAGTTTCGCGCCGAGGCGGAGACCCCGCTGGTTCGCGGACTGGTGGCCTTGCTGCTCGTTCCATTTCAGCGACAGCCCCCGCAGGCCGTGCTGAGGACAGACCCATCGGACTACATCAACGGCCTCGGTCTGAAGGAGCATTTGAGTGGCAACCGACAAGCAGGCATGGAGCATTTTATCGAGCGCGTTTACGCCATTGCCCGCGGCCTTGGCGGCGATGCCTGA